The Mercurialis annua linkage group LG2, ddMerAnnu1.2, whole genome shotgun sequence genome contains a region encoding:
- the LOC126667823 gene encoding uncharacterized protein LOC126667823 isoform X1, whose amino-acid sequence MPTVWFSLKKSLHCKSEPSEVHDPKTRKQLSTILTRKAGRSGCSRSIANLKDVIHGSKRHTERPPSCSPRSIGSSEFLNPITHEVILSNSRCELKITGFGGSQEGIATAAGGGGGGGNSTFVGTLRPGTPGPGGHPTMHYFNPSFRNSATPPRKSPFVLSDREGSGVFGGGGGNGGHSSTRVSLETDANGSSTITCHKCGEQFTKWEAAENHHLSKHAVTELVEGDSSRKIVEIICRTSWLKSENHCGRIERVLKVHNMQKTLARFEEYREMVKIKASKLPKKHPRCIADGNELLRFYGTTIACSLGLNGSSSLCISEKCCVCRIIRNGFSAKKELKGGVGVFTTSTSGRAFESIELLEEDPCLRKALIVCRVIAGRVHRPLENIQEISGQTGFDSLAGKVGLYSNIEELYLLNPRALLPCFVIHYWLKKTAIKIRC is encoded by the exons ATGCCAACAGTGTGGTTTTCTTTGAAGAAATCACTGCATTGTAAATCAGAGCCATCAGAGGTTCATGACCCTAAAACCAGGAAGCAATTGAGCACAATCTTGACAAGAAAAGCAGGAAGATCAGGCTGTTCAAGGTCCATAGCTAATCTTAAAGATGTCATCCATGGCAGTAAAAGACATACAGAGAGGCCACCAAGTTGCAGTCCAAGATCTATTGGTAGCAGTGAGTTTCTTAATCCAATAACTCATGAAGTTATTTTGAGTAACTCAAGGTGTGAGCTTAAAATCACTGGATTTGGTGGGTCACAGGAAGGGATTGCCACCGCTGCtggtggtggtggaggtggtgggAATTCTACCTTTGTTGGTACTTTAAGGCCTGGAACACCAGGGCCTGGAGGGCATCCTACAATGCAttattttaatccttcatttagAAACTCTGCTACTCCACCAAGAAAATCTCCATTTGTTTTGTCTGATAGAGAAGGGTCTGGAGTgtttggtggtggtggtggtaaTGGTGGACATTCAAGCACTAGGGTGTCTCTTGAAACAGATGCTAATGGTTCTTCTACAATCACTTGCCATAAATGTGGAGAACAGTTTACCAAATGGGAAGCTGCTGAAAATCATCATCTCTCTAAACATGCTG TCACTGAACTAGTAGAAGGTGACTCATCAAGAAAGATTGTTGAAATCATATGCAGAACAAGTTGGTTAAAGAGCGAAAACCATTGCGGACGAATTGAAAGAGTATTGAAAGTTCATAATATGCAGAAAACTCTAGCGCGCTTCGAAGAATACAGAGAAATGGTCAAAATTAAGGCCAGCAAACTCCCCAAGAAACATCCTAGGTGCATTGCAGATGGAAATGAGCTACTCAGGTTCTACGGAACCACCATTGCATGCTCGCTCGGCCTAAACGGATCATCCAGCTTATGCATATCTGAAAAATGCTGTGTTTGCCGAATAATAAGAAACGGATTCTCTGCAAAGAAAGAGCTTAAAGGCGGAGTAGGTGTTTTCACAACGTCTACTAGCGGCAGAGCTTTTGAATCTATTGAATTATTAGAAGAAGATCCCTGCTTAAGAAAAGCTCTAATAGTATGCAGAGTGATAGCAGGAAGAGTTCATAGACCATTAGAGAATATACAAGAAATTTCTGGCCAAACAGGCTTTGATTCATTAGCAGGAAAAGTTGGTCTCTACTCAAATATTGAGGAGCTTTATCTGCTAAATCCTAGAGCTCTCCTTCCATGTTTTGTG ATACATTATTGGTTGAAGAAAACAGCTATTAAGATAAG
- the LOC126667823 gene encoding uncharacterized protein LOC126667823 isoform X2: MPTVWFSLKKSLHCKSEPSEVHDPKTRKQLSTILTRKAGRSGCSRSIANLKDVIHGSKRHTERPPSCSPRSIGSSEFLNPITHEVILSNSRCELKITGFGGSQEGIATAAGGGGGGGNSTFVGTLRPGTPGPGGHPTMHYFNPSFRNSATPPRKSPFVLSDREGSGVFGGGGGNGGHSSTRVSLETDANGSSTITCHKCGEQFTKWEAAENHHLSKHAVTELVEGDSSRKIVEIICRTSWLKSENHCGRIERVLKVHNMQKTLARFEEYREMVKIKASKLPKKHPRCIADGNELLRFYGTTIACSLGLNGSSSLCISEKCCVCRIIRNGFSAKKELKGGVGVFTTSTSGRAFESIELLEEDPCLRKALIVCRVIAGRVHRPLENIQEISGQTGFDSLAGKVGLYSNIEELYLLNPRALLPCFVVICKP, from the exons ATGCCAACAGTGTGGTTTTCTTTGAAGAAATCACTGCATTGTAAATCAGAGCCATCAGAGGTTCATGACCCTAAAACCAGGAAGCAATTGAGCACAATCTTGACAAGAAAAGCAGGAAGATCAGGCTGTTCAAGGTCCATAGCTAATCTTAAAGATGTCATCCATGGCAGTAAAAGACATACAGAGAGGCCACCAAGTTGCAGTCCAAGATCTATTGGTAGCAGTGAGTTTCTTAATCCAATAACTCATGAAGTTATTTTGAGTAACTCAAGGTGTGAGCTTAAAATCACTGGATTTGGTGGGTCACAGGAAGGGATTGCCACCGCTGCtggtggtggtggaggtggtgggAATTCTACCTTTGTTGGTACTTTAAGGCCTGGAACACCAGGGCCTGGAGGGCATCCTACAATGCAttattttaatccttcatttagAAACTCTGCTACTCCACCAAGAAAATCTCCATTTGTTTTGTCTGATAGAGAAGGGTCTGGAGTgtttggtggtggtggtggtaaTGGTGGACATTCAAGCACTAGGGTGTCTCTTGAAACAGATGCTAATGGTTCTTCTACAATCACTTGCCATAAATGTGGAGAACAGTTTACCAAATGGGAAGCTGCTGAAAATCATCATCTCTCTAAACATGCTG TCACTGAACTAGTAGAAGGTGACTCATCAAGAAAGATTGTTGAAATCATATGCAGAACAAGTTGGTTAAAGAGCGAAAACCATTGCGGACGAATTGAAAGAGTATTGAAAGTTCATAATATGCAGAAAACTCTAGCGCGCTTCGAAGAATACAGAGAAATGGTCAAAATTAAGGCCAGCAAACTCCCCAAGAAACATCCTAGGTGCATTGCAGATGGAAATGAGCTACTCAGGTTCTACGGAACCACCATTGCATGCTCGCTCGGCCTAAACGGATCATCCAGCTTATGCATATCTGAAAAATGCTGTGTTTGCCGAATAATAAGAAACGGATTCTCTGCAAAGAAAGAGCTTAAAGGCGGAGTAGGTGTTTTCACAACGTCTACTAGCGGCAGAGCTTTTGAATCTATTGAATTATTAGAAGAAGATCCCTGCTTAAGAAAAGCTCTAATAGTATGCAGAGTGATAGCAGGAAGAGTTCATAGACCATTAGAGAATATACAAGAAATTTCTGGCCAAACAGGCTTTGATTCATTAGCAGGAAAAGTTGGTCTCTACTCAAATATTGAGGAGCTTTATCTGCTAAATCCTAGAGCTCTCCTTCCATGTTTTGTGGTAATATGCAAACCTTGA
- the LOC126668162 gene encoding F-box protein CPR1-like — protein sequence MEPRNHKQEKTNMFEILHEELKLEIFQKLPVRTLLCCTLVCKSWKFLIKNPTFIRNHIKNTHKNRIHSPLALCFRHYDSSMLSDTHCVYFDDTQELKTYHLHKFPLTHCRENCVLIGSINGLACIVGDDLRWPSDKPLPRPRIFIFWNPSIQKHVVLPSPNVLSNTRCFVGLGYDSDRDDYKLMRMISPDDSKDFKSIVEVFSLNSGSWKIMDSRFVPYCRASLATQAIVNGASHWCGRRRDGFIVLLRFNAIGDETVEEIGIPEELGSPEKDVWPRRQPLTFINVLVYNESTVGLFWEDWNNHEHNCLWIMKDYGLSSSWIKVLTMGKVGPQVFDPPGQRFRVSLPLGCVGVEYLYNNGRGEIFGINLVTGQGIGNPGVKRSGNEKIWVTLEKKRFELHWSQADHTRHQLSSVRPD from the exons ATGGAACCCAGAAATCATAAACAGGAGAAGACGAACATGTTCGAAATCCTCCATGAAGAATTAAAACTAGAGATTTTCCAAAAGTTACCGGTCAGAACCCTACTCTGTTGCACCTTGGTCTGCAAGTCATGGAAATTTCTCATTAAAAACCCTACTTTTATTCGCAATCATATCAAAAACACCCACAAAAATCGCATCCATAGTCCCTTAGCCCTTTGTTTCCGCCATTATGACAGTTCAATGCTATCCGATACCCATTGCGTCTATTTTGATGATACCCAAGAACTGAAGACGTATCATCTCCATAAATTTCCATTAACGCATTGCAGAGAAAATTGTGTCCTTATTGGTTCGATCAATGGCTTAGCTTGCATTGTTGGTGATGATTTACGCTGGCCGTCCGATAAGCCCCTGCCTCGTCCCCGGATTTTCATCTTCTGGAACCCATCAATTCAAAAACATGTTGTGCTTCCAAGCCCTAACGTGTTATCCAACACACGCTGCTTTGTCGGGCTCGGATATGATTCCGATCGCGACGACTACAAGCTAATGAGGATGATCAGTCCTGACGACTCGAAAGATTTCAAATCTATAGTCGAAGTTTTCTCTCTCAATTCCGGTTCTTGGAAGATTATGGATTCTCGGTTTGTACCATATTGTAGGGCTTCTCTGGCTACGCAGGCTATTGTTAACGGAGCTAGTCATTGGTGTGGCCGTCGTAGAGATGGATTTATCGTGTTATTGAGGTTCAATGCAATAGGCGACGAGACTGTTGAGGAAATTGGTATTCCGGAAGAATTGGGGTCGCCGGAAAAAGATGTTTGGCCGCGGCGCCAGCCATTAACATTCATAAATGTGTTGGTGTACAATGAATCGACAGTTGGGTTGTTCTGGGAAGATTGGAATAATCATGAGCATAATTGTTTATGGATAATGAAAGATTATGGTTTGTCCAGTTCATGGATTAAAGTTTTGACTATGGGAAAAGTAGGGCCACAAGTATTTGACCCGCCAGGGCAGCGGTTCAGAGTGTCGCTACCTTTAGGCTGCGTCGGAGTTGAATATCTCTATAATAATGGCAGAGGAGAAATATTTGGGATTAACTTAGTAACCGGGCAG GGGATTGGCAATCCGGGAGTCAAGCGAAGCGGAAATGAGAAGATTTGGGTCACATTGGAAAAGAAAAGATTCGAGCTACATTGGAGTCAAGCCGATCACACCAGACATCAACTAAGTTCGGTGCGACCAGACTAA
- the LOC126670213 gene encoding histone H2A.6, producing MAGRGKTLGSGAAKKATSRSSKAGLQFPVGRIARFLKAGKYAERVGAGAPVYLAAVLEYLAAEVLELAGNAARDNKKTRIVPRHIQLAVRNDEELSKLLGDVTIANGGVMPNIHNLLLPKKGPSKSPADDDS from the exons ATGGCTGGTAGAGGCAAAACTTTAGGATCTGGTGCCGCTAAAAAGGCGACGTCGAGGAGTAGCAAGGCGGGTTTGCAGTTTCCTGTTGGTCGTATTGCTAGGTTTTTGAAGGCCGGAAAATATGCCGAGCGTGTTGGAGCCGGAGCTCCGGTTTATCTCGCCGCCGTTCTTGAGTATCTCGCTGCTgag gTCCTTGAATTAGCTGGAAATGCAGCAAGAGACAATAAGAAAACAAGAATCGTCCCACGACACATTCAATTAGCAGTGAGGAACGATGAGGAGCTCAGCAAGCTGCTCGGAGACGTGACCATTGCTAACGGAGGAGTTATGCCCAACATTCACAACCTTCTCCTCCCCAAGAAGGGTCCCTCAAAGAGCCCTGCTGATGATGACAGTTAA